One Ancylobacter novellus DSM 506 genomic window, CGTGCGCGAGATGTACCAGTCCGGCGAGCTGCAGACGCTGCTGGAGGAGAAGGGCGTCGCCGTGATGGGCCGCGCCACGGCGTGAGGCTTTTTGCCTGACCGATAGGGCGTCCTCATCCTGAGGTGCTCGCGCAGCGAGCCTCGAAGGATGGTCGCCATAGCGCCCCCGGACGAGCATCCTTCGAGGCCCGGCCAAGTGCCGGGCACCTCAGGATGAGGTTGGACTTTCCATTCGGGCCGTACGCGACCCGAACCGATTGGCAGAGGAGACCGCGTGTCGCTTGAGCGACTTCTCATGCGCGGCTATTTCGCCCTCGTCGAGCCGGTGCAGTTCCGGCTCAAGAAGGCGGACCGGCTCCGGCGGGCCGGCATGGCCGGCATCGGCGGGCTGCCGGTCGCAACGCTCCGGCTCGGCGAACCGGATACCCCCCTCGACCGGCAGATGGTCGAAAATCACCGACACTTCATCTCGAAATTCATGCGCCACGCGGCGGATGGGCCTGCGCCGAGCCCGTGGCGCGGCACCGCCAGCGTCATCGACCTCGACCGCTTCACTGACGCCGACGCCTATATCCGCACCATCAAGAAGGCCACCAGCCGCGGCATCACCCGGGAGCTGAAGGGCGCGCGCGAGCTCGGCTATCGCTGCGGGACCTTCGACCGCCTCGCGCATGGCGACGACCTCTACGACATCGAGACCTCCAAGCTGTTCCGCACCGGCGGGCCGGTGCTGAAAGCCGTGGGAAGGCGGCTCGGTCTCGGCGATGCCGGTGTCGGGCACGATCCCTGGCTCGGCTCGCCCTCGCCGCTCTACTGGACGCAGGACTGGGGCGTGTTCATCCCCGACGCGGCGGCCGGGCGCGAGCGGCTGGTCGGCAGCGTGGTGCTGCGCCGCATCGGCAACAGCGCCCGCATGGTGGCGATCATGGCGCATGCCGAGCACCTGTCCGCCGGCGCACTCAAGCTGCTCTTCGTCGAGATCGTCTGCCGCCTGCTGGCGCGCGACGAGCCGGCGACGCAGGGCGTGCGCTACGTCATGGGCGGGGCCATGGAGCATGGAAAGCTCGGCCTGCTGGACTGGAAGCTGCGTCTTCAGTTCCAGCCGCATCTGATTGCCGAACAATAAAAAAGCCGCCCTCTTGGGCGGCTCTTTCGATGTCGGTGATCCGAAGGATCAGCGCGAGTAGTACTCGACCACGAGGTTCGGCTCCATCACCACCGGATAGGGCACCTCGTTGAGCTCCGGGATGCGGGCGAACTTCGCCGTCATCTTGGAGTGGTCGACCTCGAGATAATCGGGAACGTCGCGCTCGCCCGAGGCGACGGCTTCCAGCACCAGCACGAGCTGCTTGGAGGCTTCCTTGACCTCGATCACATCGCCGACCTTGACCTGGTAGGACGGGATGTTGACGCGGCGGCCGTTCACCTTGATGTGGCCGTGGCTCACGAACTGGCGGGCGGCGAACACGGTCGGGACGAACTTGGCGCGGTAGATGACCGCGTCGAGACGGCGCTCGAGCAGGCCGATCAGGTTGGCGCCGGTGTCGCCCTTGAGGCGCGAGGCCTCGACATAGACCGCGTAGAACTGCTTCTCGCCGATCGAGGCGTAGTAGCCCTTCAGCTTCTGCTTGGCGCGCAGCTGCACGCCGAAGTCGGAAAGCTTGCCCTTGCGGCGCTGGCCGTGCTGGCCGGGGCCGTATTCACGCTTGTTGATGGGGCTCTTCGGGCGGCCCCAGATGTTCTCGCCCATACGGCGGTCAAGCTTGTGCTTGGCCGAAACGCGCTTGCTCATGCGCTGGTCCTCTTCGCAAGGTTGCGGTTTGGATCGCGCCCCCTCCTCTG contains:
- the rpsD gene encoding 30S ribosomal protein S4; the encoded protein is MSKRVSAKHKLDRRMGENIWGRPKSPINKREYGPGQHGQRRKGKLSDFGVQLRAKQKLKGYYASIGEKQFYAVYVEASRLKGDTGANLIGLLERRLDAVIYRAKFVPTVFAARQFVSHGHIKVNGRRVNIPSYQVKVGDVIEVKEASKQLVLVLEAVASGERDVPDYLEVDHSKMTAKFARIPELNEVPYPVVMEPNLVVEYYSR